A genomic window from Brassica oleracea var. oleracea cultivar TO1000 chromosome C8, BOL, whole genome shotgun sequence includes:
- the LOC106311771 gene encoding alpha-glucan water dikinase 1, chloroplastic isoform X1 has product MSNSLVNNLLNRALIRPPHHTKLNSSCLPAVGKIGRSNLSTQLFGKGLHKSAQRLLTDIGRPVSFVTRAVLAMDPASQAVEKFNLDGNIDLLVEVSSTNVREVNIQIAHTSDSLLLHWGGIRDNKEKWVLPSRSPDRTINYKNRALRTPFVKSGDNSYLKLEIDDHAIQAIEFLIFDESRNKWYKNNGQNFHINLPMGKNVEHNVSVPEDLVQIQAYIRWERNGKQNYSPEKEKEEYEAARAELREEMMRGASAEDLRRKLLKKDDTSDSPESKETSSSEQKSEKKVSKQPKQKKHFSTEKIQRKGRDLNKLICKHAADSVESKSKSSSEPRALTTLEMYAKAKEEQESTPVFSKKTFKLEGSMILVLVTKLSGKTKIHLATDYKEKITLHWALSQKGGEWLDPPSDILPPNSLPVRGAVDTQLTIASTDLPSPVQTFEVEIEGDSYKGMPFVLKAGERWIKNSGRDFYVDFAKEEKHVQKDYGDGKGTAKNLLDRIANLESEAQKSFMHRFNIAADLVNEAKNAGQLGFAGILVWMRFMATRQLVWNKNYNVKPREISKAQDRLTDVLQEVYASYPEYRELLRMIMSTVGRGGEGDVGQRIRDEILVIQRNNDCAGGMMEEWHQKLHNNTSPDDVVICQALMDYVKSDFDMSVYWKTLNENGITKERLLSYDRAIHSEPSFRREQKDGLLRDLGHYMRTLKAVHSGADLESAIQNCMGYQDDGEGFMVGVQINPVSGLPSGYPDLLRFVLQHVEEKNVEPLLEGLLEARQELRPLLLKSHDRLKDLLFLDLALDSTVRTAIERGYEQLNDAGPEKIMYFISLVLENLALSSDDNEDLIYCLKGWQFALNMFKSKKDHWALYAKSVLDRSRLALQSKAERYLEILQPSAEYLGSCLGVDQWAVSIFTEEIIRAGSAAALSSLVNRLDPVLRKTANLGSWQVISPVEVVGYVTVVDELLTVQNKTYDRPTIIVAKRVRGEEEIPDGAVAVLTPDMPDVLSHVSVRARNGKICFATCFDSGILSDLQAMDGKVLSLKPTSADVVYREVNDSEVSSQSSDNLEDVPPPSISLVKKQFVGRYAISSEEFTNDLVGAKSRNIGYLKGKVPSWVGIPTSVALPFGVFEKVLSEKANQAVSEKLQVLKKSLDEGDQGALGEIRKTVLGLVAPSELVEELKRTMKSSDMPWPGDEGEQRWEQAWSAIKKVWASKWNERAYFSTKKVKLDHDYLCMAVLVQEVINADYAFVIHTTNPSSGDSSEIYAEVVKGLGETLVGAYPGRSLSFICKKNNLDSPLLLGYPSKPIGLFIRRSIIFRSDSNGEDLEGYAGAGLYDSVPMDEEDKVVLDYTTDPLITDESFQKKILSDIARAGDAIEKLYGTPQDIEGVIRHGKLYVVQTRPQV; this is encoded by the exons ATGAGTAACTCCCTAGTAAATAACTTACTTAACCGGGCTTTGATTCGTCCTCCACATCATACCAAGCTCAACTCTTCTTGCCTTCCTGCTGTGGGGAAGATTGGCAGATCTAATCTGAGTACACAGTTATTCGGGAAAGGTCTTCATAAGTCTGCACAGAGGCTGCTCACTGATATAGGAAGGCCTGTCTCCTTTGTTACACGAGCTGTTCTTGCCATGGATCCTGCTTCTCAG GCAGTAGAGAAATTTAATCTTGACGGAAACATTGACTTACTG GTCGAAGTCAGTTCTACAAATGTTAGAGAAGTAAATATCCAAATAGCTCATACAAGCGACTCGTTGCTTCTACACTGGGGTGGAATACGTGACAACAAAGA AAAATGGGTTTTACCTTCTCGCTCTCCGGATAGAACTATAAACTACAAGAACAGAGCGCTTAGAACTCCGTTTGTGAAA TCCGGTGACAACTCTTACCTCAAACTAGAGATAGATGATCACGCCATACAAGCTATTGAGTTTCTTATATTTGACGAGAGTCGCAACAAATG GTACAAAAACAACGGTCAAAATTTTCATATAAACTTACCAATGGGAAAGAATGTGGAGCACAACGTTTCTGTTCCTGAAGATCTTGTACAGATCCAAGCATATATTAGATGGGAACGTAATGGTAAACAAAATTACTCCCCTGAGAAAGAGAAG GAGGAGTATGAAGCTGCTCGTGCGGAGCTAAGGGAGGAAATGATGAGAGGTGCTTCAGCGGAAGATCTTCGAAGGAAGCTGCTGAAGAAAGATGACACTAGTGACTCTCCGGAGTCTAAGGAGACTTCATCCAGTGAACAGAAGTCAGAGAAAAAAGTTTCCAAGCAACCGAAGCAGAAAAAACATTTCAGCACTGAGAAGATTCAGCGCAAAGGAAGGGACCTGAATAAGCTTATATGCAAGCACGCTGCTGATTCTGTTGAATCAAAATCCAAATCCTCAAGTGAACCACGGGCCTTAACGACTTTGGAGATGTATGCTAAAGCAAAGGAGGAACAAGAAAGTACTCCGGTCTTTAGCAAGAAAACGTTCAAGCTTGAAGGCAGCATGATCTTG GTTCTTGTCACTAAACTTTCCGGAAAGACTAAAATTCATCTGGCAACTGATTACAAAGAGAAGATTACTCTTCACTGGGCTTTATCTCAAAAGGGTGGAGAGTGGTTG GACCCACCTTCAGATATACTGCCACCAAACTCTTTGCCAGTACGTGGTGCTGTTGATACACAACTCACCATTGCTTCAACAGATCTTCCTAGTCCG GTGCAAACTTTTGAGGTGGAAATAGAAGGAGACAGTTACAAGGGCATGCCATTTGTACTCAAGGCTGGTGAAAGATGGATCAAAAATAGTGGCAGAGACTTTTATGTGGACTTTGCTAAAGAAGAGAAACATGTTCAGAAG GATTATGGTGATGGAAAAGGTACAGCCAAGAATTTACTGGATAGAATCGCAAATCTGGAGAGTGAGGCTCAAAAGTCTTTCATGCATCG ATTCAACATTGCAGCAGATCTTGTGAACGAAGCAAAAAATGCTGGTCAACTGGGCTTTGCAGGGATCCTAGTCTGGATGAGGTTTATGGCTACAAGACAGCTTGTATGGAACAAAAACTATAATGTTAAGCCAAG GGAGATAAGCAAAGCGCAGGATAGGTTGACTGATGTTCTACAGGAAGTTTATGCAAGTTATCCAGAGTACAGAGAACTTTTGCGGATGATAATGTCTACCGTTGGTCGAGGCGGTGAAGGAGATGTTGGGCAACGAATCCGAGACGAAATTCTAGTCATCCAG AGGAATAATGACTGCGCGGGTGGAATGATGGAGGAATGGCATCAGAAGTTGCATAACAACACTAGTCCAGATGATGTTGTCATCTGTCAG GCTTTGATGGATTATGTGAAAAGTGACTTTGACATGAGTGTTTACTGGAAGACTTTGAACGAAAATGGCATAACCAAAGAGCGACTTTTGAGTTATGATCGTGCCATACACTCTGAACCAAGTTTTAGAAGAGAACAAAAAGATGGTCTTCTCCGTGATCTTGGACACTACATGAGGACTTTAAAG GCTGTTCATTCAGGGGCAGACCTGGAATCAGCTATACAAAATTGCATGGGCTACCAAGATGAT GGAGAAGGTTTCATGGTTGGGGTGCAGATAAATCCTGTATCAGGATTGCCTTCTGGATATCCA GACTTGCTTCGTTTCGTCCTACAACATGTTGAAGAAAAGAATGTTGAGCCACTTCTTGAG GGCTTGCTCGAAGCTCGTCAAGAGCTAAGGCCACTTCTGCTGAAGTCTCATGACCGCCTCAAGGATCTATTATTCTTGGACCTGGCTCTCGATTCTACTGTCAGAACAGCTATTGAAAGAGGATATGAGCAATTGAATGATGCTGGACCTGAG AAAATTATGTACTTCATCAGCCTCGTTCTTGAAAATCTTGCCCTTTCGTCAGATGACAATGAAGATCTTATCTACTGCTTGAAG GGATGGCAATTTGCCCTCAACATGTTCAAGAGCAAAAAAGATCATTGGGCACTGTATGCAAAATCTGTTCTTGACAGAAGCCGACTGGCACTTCAAAGCAAAGCTGAGAGGTACCTTGAAATTTTGCAACCATCGGCTGAGTATCTTGGATCTTGTCTTGGAGTCGATCAATGGGCT GTTAGCATATTTACTGAAGAGATCATTCGAGCCGGATCTGCTGCAGCGTTGTCATCACTTGTTAACCGACTCGACCCAGTTCTTAGGAAGACTGCCAACTTGGGAAG TTGGCAGGTTATAAGTCCTGTAGAGGTCGTTGGATACGTCACTGTTGTGGATGAATTGCTCACTGTACAGAACAAAACCTACGACAGACCTACGATCATAGTTGCGAAAAGAGTGAGAGGAGAGGAGGAGATTCCTGATGGTGCTGTTGCAGTACTGACACCTGACATGCCTGATGTACTATCTCATGTCTCTGTCCGAGCAAGAAATGGAAAG ATCTGCTTTGCCACATGTTTTGATTCTGGGATCTTATCTGATCTCCAAGCAATGGATGGGAAAGTGCTGAGCCTAAAGCCAACCTCTGCAGATGTGGTCTATAG AGAGGTGAATGATAGTGAAGTTTCGAGTCAAAGTTCAGACAACTTAGAAGATGTCCCTCCTCCAAGCATTTCCTTGGTCAAGAAGCAGTTTGTGGGTAGATATGCTATATCGTCTGAGGAGTTCACTAATGACTTG GTTGGTGCTAAATCAAGGAATATTGGATACCTGAAAGGGAAAGTTCCTTCTTGGGTTGGTATCCCAACTTCAGTTGCGCTGCCATTTGGTGTTTTTGAGAAGGTTCTCTCCGAAAAGGCGAATCAG GCGGTGAGCGAGAAATTGCAAGTATTGAAGAAAAGTCTTGATGAGGGAGACCAAGGTGCTCTTGGAGAAATCCGTAAGACAGTGTTGGGACTAGTCGCACCCTCAGAACTG GTTGAGGAACTGAAAAGAACTATGAAAAGTTCTGACATGCCATGGCCGGGTGATGAAGGTGAACAGAGATGGGAGCAAGCTTGGTCAGCCATAAAAAAG GTATGGGCTTCAAAATGGAACGAGAGAGCGTACTTCAGCACAAAGAAAGTAAAACTGGATCATGACTATCTCTGCATGGCTGTTTTGGTCCAAGAAGTCATCAATGCTGACTACGCATTCGTCATTCACACAACCAACCCATCTTCTGGAGACTCATCAGAGATTTACGCTGAG GTTGTCAAAGGCCTTGGTGAAACTCTTGTAGGAGCATATCCAGGTCGGTCTCTGAGTTTCATCTGCAAGAAAAACAACCTTGATTCGCCTCTG TTGCTAGGTTACCCAAGCAAACCCATTGGACTGTTCATAAGACGCTCCATCATCTTCAGATCCGATTCTAACGGAGAAGATCTCGAAGGCTATGCAGGTGCAGGTCTCTACGACAG TGTACCAATGGACGAGGAAGACAAAGTCGTGCTCGATTACACAACGGATCCTCTCATCACTGACGAGAGCTTCCAAAAAAAGATCCTCTCAGACATTGCACGCGCAGGAGATGCCATCGAGAAACTGTATGGAACTCCACAGGATATTGAAGGTGTGATCAGACACGGGAAGCTCTATGTCGTCCAGACACGACCACAAGTGTGA
- the LOC106311771 gene encoding alpha-glucan water dikinase 1, chloroplastic isoform X2, with amino-acid sequence MDPASQAVEKFNLDGNIDLLVEVSSTNVREVNIQIAHTSDSLLLHWGGIRDNKEKWVLPSRSPDRTINYKNRALRTPFVKSGDNSYLKLEIDDHAIQAIEFLIFDESRNKWYKNNGQNFHINLPMGKNVEHNVSVPEDLVQIQAYIRWERNGKQNYSPEKEKEEYEAARAELREEMMRGASAEDLRRKLLKKDDTSDSPESKETSSSEQKSEKKVSKQPKQKKHFSTEKIQRKGRDLNKLICKHAADSVESKSKSSSEPRALTTLEMYAKAKEEQESTPVFSKKTFKLEGSMILVLVTKLSGKTKIHLATDYKEKITLHWALSQKGGEWLDPPSDILPPNSLPVRGAVDTQLTIASTDLPSPVQTFEVEIEGDSYKGMPFVLKAGERWIKNSGRDFYVDFAKEEKHVQKDYGDGKGTAKNLLDRIANLESEAQKSFMHRFNIAADLVNEAKNAGQLGFAGILVWMRFMATRQLVWNKNYNVKPREISKAQDRLTDVLQEVYASYPEYRELLRMIMSTVGRGGEGDVGQRIRDEILVIQRNNDCAGGMMEEWHQKLHNNTSPDDVVICQALMDYVKSDFDMSVYWKTLNENGITKERLLSYDRAIHSEPSFRREQKDGLLRDLGHYMRTLKAVHSGADLESAIQNCMGYQDDGEGFMVGVQINPVSGLPSGYPDLLRFVLQHVEEKNVEPLLEGLLEARQELRPLLLKSHDRLKDLLFLDLALDSTVRTAIERGYEQLNDAGPEKIMYFISLVLENLALSSDDNEDLIYCLKGWQFALNMFKSKKDHWALYAKSVLDRSRLALQSKAERYLEILQPSAEYLGSCLGVDQWAVSIFTEEIIRAGSAAALSSLVNRLDPVLRKTANLGSWQVISPVEVVGYVTVVDELLTVQNKTYDRPTIIVAKRVRGEEEIPDGAVAVLTPDMPDVLSHVSVRARNGKICFATCFDSGILSDLQAMDGKVLSLKPTSADVVYREVNDSEVSSQSSDNLEDVPPPSISLVKKQFVGRYAISSEEFTNDLVGAKSRNIGYLKGKVPSWVGIPTSVALPFGVFEKVLSEKANQAVSEKLQVLKKSLDEGDQGALGEIRKTVLGLVAPSELVEELKRTMKSSDMPWPGDEGEQRWEQAWSAIKKVWASKWNERAYFSTKKVKLDHDYLCMAVLVQEVINADYAFVIHTTNPSSGDSSEIYAEVVKGLGETLVGAYPGRSLSFICKKNNLDSPLLLGYPSKPIGLFIRRSIIFRSDSNGEDLEGYAGAGLYDSVPMDEEDKVVLDYTTDPLITDESFQKKILSDIARAGDAIEKLYGTPQDIEGVIRHGKLYVVQTRPQV; translated from the exons ATGGATCCTGCTTCTCAG GCAGTAGAGAAATTTAATCTTGACGGAAACATTGACTTACTG GTCGAAGTCAGTTCTACAAATGTTAGAGAAGTAAATATCCAAATAGCTCATACAAGCGACTCGTTGCTTCTACACTGGGGTGGAATACGTGACAACAAAGA AAAATGGGTTTTACCTTCTCGCTCTCCGGATAGAACTATAAACTACAAGAACAGAGCGCTTAGAACTCCGTTTGTGAAA TCCGGTGACAACTCTTACCTCAAACTAGAGATAGATGATCACGCCATACAAGCTATTGAGTTTCTTATATTTGACGAGAGTCGCAACAAATG GTACAAAAACAACGGTCAAAATTTTCATATAAACTTACCAATGGGAAAGAATGTGGAGCACAACGTTTCTGTTCCTGAAGATCTTGTACAGATCCAAGCATATATTAGATGGGAACGTAATGGTAAACAAAATTACTCCCCTGAGAAAGAGAAG GAGGAGTATGAAGCTGCTCGTGCGGAGCTAAGGGAGGAAATGATGAGAGGTGCTTCAGCGGAAGATCTTCGAAGGAAGCTGCTGAAGAAAGATGACACTAGTGACTCTCCGGAGTCTAAGGAGACTTCATCCAGTGAACAGAAGTCAGAGAAAAAAGTTTCCAAGCAACCGAAGCAGAAAAAACATTTCAGCACTGAGAAGATTCAGCGCAAAGGAAGGGACCTGAATAAGCTTATATGCAAGCACGCTGCTGATTCTGTTGAATCAAAATCCAAATCCTCAAGTGAACCACGGGCCTTAACGACTTTGGAGATGTATGCTAAAGCAAAGGAGGAACAAGAAAGTACTCCGGTCTTTAGCAAGAAAACGTTCAAGCTTGAAGGCAGCATGATCTTG GTTCTTGTCACTAAACTTTCCGGAAAGACTAAAATTCATCTGGCAACTGATTACAAAGAGAAGATTACTCTTCACTGGGCTTTATCTCAAAAGGGTGGAGAGTGGTTG GACCCACCTTCAGATATACTGCCACCAAACTCTTTGCCAGTACGTGGTGCTGTTGATACACAACTCACCATTGCTTCAACAGATCTTCCTAGTCCG GTGCAAACTTTTGAGGTGGAAATAGAAGGAGACAGTTACAAGGGCATGCCATTTGTACTCAAGGCTGGTGAAAGATGGATCAAAAATAGTGGCAGAGACTTTTATGTGGACTTTGCTAAAGAAGAGAAACATGTTCAGAAG GATTATGGTGATGGAAAAGGTACAGCCAAGAATTTACTGGATAGAATCGCAAATCTGGAGAGTGAGGCTCAAAAGTCTTTCATGCATCG ATTCAACATTGCAGCAGATCTTGTGAACGAAGCAAAAAATGCTGGTCAACTGGGCTTTGCAGGGATCCTAGTCTGGATGAGGTTTATGGCTACAAGACAGCTTGTATGGAACAAAAACTATAATGTTAAGCCAAG GGAGATAAGCAAAGCGCAGGATAGGTTGACTGATGTTCTACAGGAAGTTTATGCAAGTTATCCAGAGTACAGAGAACTTTTGCGGATGATAATGTCTACCGTTGGTCGAGGCGGTGAAGGAGATGTTGGGCAACGAATCCGAGACGAAATTCTAGTCATCCAG AGGAATAATGACTGCGCGGGTGGAATGATGGAGGAATGGCATCAGAAGTTGCATAACAACACTAGTCCAGATGATGTTGTCATCTGTCAG GCTTTGATGGATTATGTGAAAAGTGACTTTGACATGAGTGTTTACTGGAAGACTTTGAACGAAAATGGCATAACCAAAGAGCGACTTTTGAGTTATGATCGTGCCATACACTCTGAACCAAGTTTTAGAAGAGAACAAAAAGATGGTCTTCTCCGTGATCTTGGACACTACATGAGGACTTTAAAG GCTGTTCATTCAGGGGCAGACCTGGAATCAGCTATACAAAATTGCATGGGCTACCAAGATGAT GGAGAAGGTTTCATGGTTGGGGTGCAGATAAATCCTGTATCAGGATTGCCTTCTGGATATCCA GACTTGCTTCGTTTCGTCCTACAACATGTTGAAGAAAAGAATGTTGAGCCACTTCTTGAG GGCTTGCTCGAAGCTCGTCAAGAGCTAAGGCCACTTCTGCTGAAGTCTCATGACCGCCTCAAGGATCTATTATTCTTGGACCTGGCTCTCGATTCTACTGTCAGAACAGCTATTGAAAGAGGATATGAGCAATTGAATGATGCTGGACCTGAG AAAATTATGTACTTCATCAGCCTCGTTCTTGAAAATCTTGCCCTTTCGTCAGATGACAATGAAGATCTTATCTACTGCTTGAAG GGATGGCAATTTGCCCTCAACATGTTCAAGAGCAAAAAAGATCATTGGGCACTGTATGCAAAATCTGTTCTTGACAGAAGCCGACTGGCACTTCAAAGCAAAGCTGAGAGGTACCTTGAAATTTTGCAACCATCGGCTGAGTATCTTGGATCTTGTCTTGGAGTCGATCAATGGGCT GTTAGCATATTTACTGAAGAGATCATTCGAGCCGGATCTGCTGCAGCGTTGTCATCACTTGTTAACCGACTCGACCCAGTTCTTAGGAAGACTGCCAACTTGGGAAG TTGGCAGGTTATAAGTCCTGTAGAGGTCGTTGGATACGTCACTGTTGTGGATGAATTGCTCACTGTACAGAACAAAACCTACGACAGACCTACGATCATAGTTGCGAAAAGAGTGAGAGGAGAGGAGGAGATTCCTGATGGTGCTGTTGCAGTACTGACACCTGACATGCCTGATGTACTATCTCATGTCTCTGTCCGAGCAAGAAATGGAAAG ATCTGCTTTGCCACATGTTTTGATTCTGGGATCTTATCTGATCTCCAAGCAATGGATGGGAAAGTGCTGAGCCTAAAGCCAACCTCTGCAGATGTGGTCTATAG AGAGGTGAATGATAGTGAAGTTTCGAGTCAAAGTTCAGACAACTTAGAAGATGTCCCTCCTCCAAGCATTTCCTTGGTCAAGAAGCAGTTTGTGGGTAGATATGCTATATCGTCTGAGGAGTTCACTAATGACTTG GTTGGTGCTAAATCAAGGAATATTGGATACCTGAAAGGGAAAGTTCCTTCTTGGGTTGGTATCCCAACTTCAGTTGCGCTGCCATTTGGTGTTTTTGAGAAGGTTCTCTCCGAAAAGGCGAATCAG GCGGTGAGCGAGAAATTGCAAGTATTGAAGAAAAGTCTTGATGAGGGAGACCAAGGTGCTCTTGGAGAAATCCGTAAGACAGTGTTGGGACTAGTCGCACCCTCAGAACTG GTTGAGGAACTGAAAAGAACTATGAAAAGTTCTGACATGCCATGGCCGGGTGATGAAGGTGAACAGAGATGGGAGCAAGCTTGGTCAGCCATAAAAAAG GTATGGGCTTCAAAATGGAACGAGAGAGCGTACTTCAGCACAAAGAAAGTAAAACTGGATCATGACTATCTCTGCATGGCTGTTTTGGTCCAAGAAGTCATCAATGCTGACTACGCATTCGTCATTCACACAACCAACCCATCTTCTGGAGACTCATCAGAGATTTACGCTGAG GTTGTCAAAGGCCTTGGTGAAACTCTTGTAGGAGCATATCCAGGTCGGTCTCTGAGTTTCATCTGCAAGAAAAACAACCTTGATTCGCCTCTG TTGCTAGGTTACCCAAGCAAACCCATTGGACTGTTCATAAGACGCTCCATCATCTTCAGATCCGATTCTAACGGAGAAGATCTCGAAGGCTATGCAGGTGCAGGTCTCTACGACAG TGTACCAATGGACGAGGAAGACAAAGTCGTGCTCGATTACACAACGGATCCTCTCATCACTGACGAGAGCTTCCAAAAAAAGATCCTCTCAGACATTGCACGCGCAGGAGATGCCATCGAGAAACTGTATGGAACTCCACAGGATATTGAAGGTGTGATCAGACACGGGAAGCTCTATGTCGTCCAGACACGACCACAAGTGTGA
- the LOC106308875 gene encoding uncharacterized protein LOC106308875, giving the protein MLRLCGEVVTEEELLEKTYSTFHSSNVILQHQYRMKGFATYTNLISCLLLAEANNELLMKNSEARPVGTAPLPEANEVEEKEPNECNYVQNNKRSHGNGRGGYKGRGSDNYSNRRDNYSTGRKRNHNNCGRGSNYGRGRGSYGRG; this is encoded by the coding sequence ATGCTGAGACTTTGTGGTGAAGTAGTAACCGAAGAAGAGTTACTTGAGAAGACTTACTCTACATTCCATTCATCGAATGTGATACTGCAACATCAGTACAGAATGAAAGGCTTCGCCACATATACTAATCTGATCTCGTGCCTTCTTCTGGCAGAGGCAAACAATGAGCTCCTGATGAAGAACAGTGAAGCTAGACCTGTTGGAACAGCACCATTACCGGAAGCTAATGAGGTTGAAGAGAAAGAACCCAACGAGTGTAATTACGTCCAAAACAATAAGAGATCACACGGCAATGGCCGTGGTGGTTACAAGGGGCGTGGCAGTGACAATTACTCGAACAGGCGAGACAACTACTCGACCGGCCGGAAAAGAAACCACAATAACTGTGGTCGTGGTTCCAATTATGGCCGTGGCCGAGGTAGTTATGGCCGTGGTTGA